A window of the Parabacteroides merdae ATCC 43184 genome harbors these coding sequences:
- a CDS encoding PH domain-containing protein — translation MDRVFKSKVGWWYHLVLLVMVASTVFAFVGGKSPVTMVMLLLFTLECIHMLLSTWYKITADGHLIAHCSIFPEKKIPISEISAVEVTVMPVSSYALSLDRLIIYKGDTQWLLISPVNKQDFVKLLKKHNPDIRIKEPVI, via the coding sequence ATGGACAGAGTCTTTAAATCAAAAGTTGGTTGGTGGTACCATTTGGTACTGTTGGTGATGGTGGCAAGCACTGTTTTTGCATTTGTGGGCGGCAAGTCTCCCGTGACGATGGTCATGCTGCTGTTGTTTACATTGGAATGCATTCACATGCTGTTGTCGACTTGGTATAAAATAACGGCGGATGGTCACTTGATAGCCCATTGCAGTATCTTTCCGGAGAAAAAGATTCCTATCTCGGAGATTAGTGCCGTCGAGGTGACAGTGATGCCTGTCTCGAGCTACGCCCTGTCACTGGACCGTCTGATCATCTACAAAGGCGACACGCAGTGGCTATTGATTTCGCCGGTCAACAAGCAGGACTTTGTCAAGCTGTTGAAGAAGCATAATCCCGATATCCGGATAAAGGAACCGGTTATCTAA
- the lpdA gene encoding dihydrolipoyl dehydrogenase has product MKYDVAIIGGGPAGYTAAEKAAAGGLSTVLFEKNALGGVCLNEGCVPTKTLLYSAKVFDTIKHAPKYAVSAENPAFDFPKIIARKNKVVKKLTAGIRMKMKENGVEVVSGEAEIKGRAADGTITIASGEAVYEAANLLICTGSETVIPPIPGLAETEYWTSREALLSKELPTSLVIIGGGVIGMEFASFFNSMGTEVHVVEMLDKILGPMDRELSEMLQVEYAKRGVKFYLGHKVTAVNGGDVTVEKDGETSVIQGEKILLSVGRRPVTKGFGLETLAPEPFRNGIKVNGFMQTSVPNVYACGDITAFSLLAHTAVSEAEVAVDHILGKNRSMSYKAIPGVVYTNPEIAGVGKTEEELQAEGTPYTVKKIPMAFSGRFVAENEQGNGVCKLILAEDETIIGAHLLGNPASELIVIAGIAVEKGMKASELKSIVFPHPTVGEILKEAL; this is encoded by the coding sequence ATGAAATACGATGTTGCCATAATCGGAGGCGGTCCCGCCGGTTATACGGCTGCCGAGAAGGCGGCTGCGGGTGGCTTGTCCACCGTGCTTTTTGAGAAGAACGCGTTAGGCGGTGTGTGCCTGAATGAAGGATGCGTGCCGACAAAGACTTTGCTTTATTCTGCGAAAGTGTTTGATACGATCAAACACGCCCCCAAATATGCGGTAAGTGCGGAGAATCCTGCTTTCGATTTCCCGAAGATCATCGCTCGTAAAAATAAAGTCGTAAAGAAACTGACAGCCGGCATCCGCATGAAGATGAAGGAGAACGGCGTGGAAGTGGTGAGCGGCGAAGCCGAAATCAAAGGGCGGGCAGCCGACGGAACGATCACTATCGCCTCGGGCGAAGCTGTTTATGAAGCCGCCAACCTGCTTATCTGCACCGGTTCGGAAACTGTCATACCTCCCATTCCCGGATTGGCGGAAACGGAGTACTGGACAAGCCGTGAGGCGTTGCTGTCTAAAGAACTGCCGACTTCGCTGGTGATCATCGGTGGCGGTGTGATCGGCATGGAGTTCGCCTCCTTCTTCAACAGCATGGGAACGGAAGTGCATGTGGTCGAGATGCTGGATAAGATTCTCGGTCCGATGGATAGGGAGCTGTCCGAGATGTTGCAGGTCGAATATGCCAAACGGGGCGTCAAGTTCTATTTAGGACATAAGGTGACTGCCGTAAACGGCGGCGATGTGACGGTCGAGAAAGACGGCGAGACATCAGTCATCCAAGGCGAAAAAATCCTGTTGAGCGTAGGCCGTCGTCCCGTGACCAAAGGTTTCGGCTTGGAAACACTGGCCCCCGAACCTTTCCGCAACGGGATCAAAGTGAACGGATTTATGCAGACTTCCGTCCCGAATGTGTATGCCTGCGGCGATATCACCGCTTTCTCCCTGTTGGCCCATACGGCTGTCAGCGAAGCGGAAGTGGCTGTCGATCATATTTTAGGCAAGAACCGCAGCATGAGCTACAAGGCCATTCCGGGCGTTGTCTATACCAATCCCGAAATCGCAGGCGTTGGCAAGACCGAAGAGGAACTGCAGGCCGAAGGCACGCCCTACACCGTCAAGAAGATACCGATGGCGTTCTCCGGCCGCTTTGTCGCTGAAAACGAGCAGGGCAACGGCGTCTGCAAGCTGATTTTGGCTGAAGACGAAACGATCATCGGCGCCCACCTTTTGGGAAATCCGGCCTCCGAGCTGATCGTCATAGCCGGGATCGCTGTCGAAAAAGGCATGAAGGCCTCCGAGCTGAAGTCCATCGTCTTCCCACATCCGACCGTAGGCGAGATCCTTAAGGAAGCGCTCTGA
- a CDS encoding glycine--tRNA ligase has translation MAQEDVFKKLVSHCKEYGFVFPSSEIYDGLGAVYDYGQYGVELKNNIKKYWWDSMTLLHENVVGIDSAIFMHPTIWKASGHVDAFNDPLIDNKDSKKRYRADVLIEDHLAKIEEKINKEVAKAAKKFGDAFDEAQFRATNGRVLEYQAKWNEIHERYSKDMNDSNFEDLRQLILDCEIVCPISGTRNWTDVRQFNLMFSTEMGSTSDGAMKVYLRPETAQGIFVNFLNVQKTGRMKIPFGIAQIGKAFRNEIVARQFIFRMREFEQMEMQFFVRPGEEMEWFKQWKATRLKWHQAMGLGNEKYRYHDHEKLAHYANAATDIEFEMPFGFKEVEGIHSRTNFDLSQHEKFSGKKIQYFDPELNQSYTPYVIETSIGVDRVFLSVMAGSYCEETLENGETRVVLKLPAALAPIKLAVLPLVKKDGLPEKAEEIMKMLRFDFRCQYDEKDSIGKRYRRQDAIGTPYCITVDHDTLKDNCVTIRFRDTMEQERVSIDKLHDIISEKVSMKNLLKKIME, from the coding sequence ATGGCACAAGAAGATGTATTTAAGAAATTAGTTTCGCACTGTAAAGAATACGGGTTTGTATTCCCCTCTTCAGAGATTTATGACGGTTTAGGAGCAGTGTACGATTATGGGCAGTATGGCGTAGAGTTGAAAAATAACATAAAGAAATACTGGTGGGACAGCATGACGTTGTTGCACGAAAATGTAGTCGGCATCGATTCGGCTATCTTTATGCACCCTACTATCTGGAAGGCATCCGGCCATGTCGACGCGTTCAATGACCCTCTGATCGATAACAAGGATTCCAAGAAACGCTATCGTGCCGATGTACTGATCGAAGATCACCTGGCGAAGATCGAGGAGAAGATAAATAAGGAAGTGGCCAAGGCTGCGAAGAAGTTTGGTGATGCTTTCGATGAAGCCCAGTTCCGCGCGACGAACGGACGCGTGCTTGAATATCAGGCTAAGTGGAACGAGATCCACGAACGCTACTCGAAAGACATGAATGATTCCAATTTCGAAGACCTGCGCCAGCTGATCCTGGATTGCGAAATCGTTTGCCCGATCTCCGGAACCCGTAACTGGACCGATGTCCGCCAGTTCAATTTGATGTTCTCTACGGAGATGGGTTCTACTTCAGACGGTGCCATGAAAGTATATCTGCGGCCGGAAACAGCACAGGGTATTTTCGTCAACTTCCTGAACGTACAGAAGACCGGCCGCATGAAAATACCTTTCGGTATCGCTCAGATCGGTAAGGCTTTCCGTAACGAGATCGTTGCCCGTCAGTTCATCTTCCGTATGCGCGAGTTCGAACAGATGGAAATGCAGTTCTTCGTTCGTCCTGGCGAAGAGATGGAATGGTTCAAGCAGTGGAAGGCTACTCGTCTGAAATGGCACCAGGCAATGGGATTGGGTAATGAAAAATATCGTTATCACGATCACGAAAAGCTGGCCCACTATGCAAATGCGGCTACTGATATCGAATTCGAAATGCCGTTCGGTTTCAAGGAAGTGGAAGGTATCCATAGCCGTACGAATTTCGACTTGAGTCAGCACGAAAAGTTTTCCGGCAAGAAAATCCAGTATTTCGACCCTGAACTGAACCAGAGCTATACTCCGTATGTAATCGAGACCTCTATCGGTGTAGACCGCGTGTTCTTGAGTGTGATGGCCGGTTCTTATTGCGAAGAGACATTGGAAAACGGCGAAACACGTGTTGTATTGAAGTTGCCCGCAGCGTTGGCGCCTATCAAGCTCGCCGTATTGCCGTTGGTGAAGAAAGACGGTCTGCCTGAAAAAGCTGAGGAGATCATGAAGATGTTGCGTTTCGATTTCCGTTGCCAGTATGACGAAAAAGATTCTATCGGCAAGCGCTATCGTCGCCAGGATGCTATCGGAACCCCGTACTGTATTACAGTTGACCACGATACTTTGAAGGATAATTGTGTCACGATCCGTTTCCGCGATACGATGGAACAGGAACGTGTGAGCATCGACAAGTTGCATGACATTATCTCCGAGAAGGTAAGCATGAAGAATTTATTAAAAAAGATAATGGAATAA
- a CDS encoding FKBP-type peptidyl-prolyl cis-trans isomerase — translation MKKYLHIALMLLCVFVVSSCKDDDDDTEAVEREAYKLEQDIAFQAKVNETGFVRWYSEAGDGYVCAKLIEKGNGKQAYFNSRVSVYYKGSLTDGTEFDARLFEDGTPFKCAVSSYYANYSNSNPNGYGSVISGWTVALQHMVEGDKYEVWIPQQLAYGASDNGDIPAYSTLIFEIELVSVDEQAASAS, via the coding sequence ATGAAGAAATACCTGCATATCGCGTTGATGTTGTTGTGTGTCTTTGTTGTCTCTTCTTGCAAGGATGATGACGATGATACTGAAGCTGTTGAAAGAGAGGCTTATAAGTTGGAACAGGACATTGCCTTCCAGGCAAAAGTAAATGAAACCGGTTTTGTAAGATGGTATTCGGAAGCCGGTGATGGTTATGTTTGTGCCAAACTGATTGAAAAGGGGAATGGCAAGCAAGCCTATTTCAATAGCCGTGTCTCGGTCTACTATAAAGGTTCTTTGACAGATGGAACGGAGTTTGATGCCCGGTTGTTTGAAGACGGTACGCCCTTCAAGTGTGCGGTCAGTTCATACTATGCGAATTATTCGAACTCCAATCCGAATGGATATGGTTCCGTCATATCTGGTTGGACAGTTGCTTTGCAACATATGGTTGAAGGAGATAAATATGAGGTTTGGATTCCGCAGCAGCTAGCCTATGGCGCAAGCGACAACGGTGATATCCCGGCTTATTCGACTTTGATATTCGAAATCGAGCTGGTATCGGTGGATGAGCAGGCAGCTTCGGCAAGTTAA
- a CDS encoding DUF417 family protein, translating to MTTKLSNLFYTFLNIAASTQKLGINLIRVAILIIFVWIGGLKFYNYEAEGIVPFVANSPFMSFFYTKSAPEYKEYKLKEGEFNEAKHQWHVENNTYGFSHGLGILIMAIGILTFLGIFSPKIGLVGAGLAIIMTIGTLSFLVTTPEVWVPDLGSGEHGFPLLTGAGRLVIKDTAIIAGAIVVFSDCAQRILKQKK from the coding sequence ATGACGACTAAATTAAGTAATCTATTTTACACTTTCCTGAACATTGCAGCTTCGACTCAAAAGTTGGGCATTAACTTGATCCGCGTGGCAATCCTGATCATCTTCGTATGGATCGGAGGATTGAAATTCTATAACTATGAAGCAGAAGGTATCGTGCCGTTTGTGGCGAACAGTCCTTTTATGAGCTTCTTCTATACGAAAAGCGCTCCCGAATATAAAGAATATAAACTAAAAGAGGGGGAATTCAACGAGGCCAAACATCAGTGGCATGTGGAAAACAACACGTACGGCTTCTCGCACGGGTTAGGCATTCTGATCATGGCGATCGGTATCCTGACGTTCTTAGGTATTTTCTCCCCTAAAATCGGCCTGGTAGGTGCAGGACTTGCTATTATCATGACGATCGGAACGCTCTCTTTCCTGGTGACGACGCCTGAAGTATGGGTACCGGACTTGGGAAGCGGAGAACATGGATTCCCACTGCTGACCGGGGCAGGCAGACTAGTAATAAAAGATACGGCAATCATTGCCGGGGCGATCGTAGTGTTCTCGGACTGTGCACAGAGGATATTGAAACAGAAGAAATAA
- a CDS encoding RNA polymerase sigma-70 factor translates to MMEAKIDIEKVRKGDHAAFKTFFECFYPKLMALACRFVDEQVAKDLVQEVFTSYWEQKKVIQPDNIQSFLFKWLQNSCLNHIKHQMIVDEYESCVRIAEARIAFWGESTDSNDVLKSVINQDLREIIELSVNKLPPKCAQAFRLAYFHDISHKEIAEIMGISPRTVEGHIRQALAFLRKDLKGLFLLIFLLCNIN, encoded by the coding sequence ATGATGGAAGCGAAAATTGACATTGAAAAAGTCAGGAAAGGAGATCATGCTGCTTTTAAAACTTTCTTTGAATGTTTCTATCCTAAATTGATGGCGCTCGCTTGTCGTTTTGTAGATGAGCAGGTTGCCAAAGATTTGGTGCAAGAAGTCTTCACTTCCTATTGGGAACAGAAAAAGGTTATACAACCCGACAATATCCAATCTTTCCTTTTTAAATGGTTGCAAAATAGTTGCTTGAACCACATTAAACACCAGATGATTGTTGACGAGTACGAATCATGTGTTCGTATCGCTGAGGCGCGTATCGCTTTTTGGGGCGAATCCACCGACTCCAACGATGTCCTTAAGTCTGTTATAAATCAGGATTTGCGGGAAATCATAGAACTCTCCGTTAATAAACTGCCTCCCAAATGCGCACAGGCTTTCCGTCTGGCCTATTTCCATGATATCAGCCATAAGGAGATAGCCGAGATTATGGGAATCTCTCCCCGTACAGTCGAAGGACATATCCGGCAAGCACTTGCCTTCTTACGGAAAGATTTGAAAGGCCTTTTCCTGCTTATATTCCTGCTCTGCAACATAAATTGA
- a CDS encoding FecR family protein — translation MDEQLLIQFLTHTCTSEDLRLVDQWIASGKPNADWLFEMERIWSLKDELRFSDRREIEEAYNRFTLSLGKSKNAKPHFYIYPILKYVAAVIIIGLLGLNLYKMVQPATVGENTVEVPKGQRASLMLSDGTKIWLNSQSKLIYPTQFSDKERNVRLEGEAFFDVAHKEHLPFVVHSPLLAIKVLGTKFNVKAYFDEKSVVTLAEGKVEVETNDCKNRLTLKPNEQVSYSGSSGLALEKNINTNTVKLWMKGEGAFIQCRLDHIVRDLERKFDVKIVITDHSLSSEVFTCRFKDTATIEQVLHLLKETRRLDYLFEGEQIRIFKPLK, via the coding sequence ATGGACGAACAATTACTCATACAATTCCTTACGCATACCTGTACCTCGGAAGACCTCCGTTTAGTCGACCAATGGATCGCATCCGGCAAACCCAATGCTGACTGGCTGTTCGAAATGGAACGCATATGGAGTTTGAAGGATGAACTGCGATTCTCGGATAGGAGAGAGATAGAGGAGGCGTACAACCGTTTTACTCTTTCCCTGGGAAAGAGTAAAAATGCGAAACCGCATTTTTACATATATCCGATATTGAAATATGTGGCAGCTGTTATCATCATCGGATTATTAGGATTGAATCTTTATAAAATGGTTCAACCGGCAACTGTAGGCGAGAATACGGTAGAAGTGCCGAAAGGACAAAGAGCATCTCTAATGCTTTCCGATGGAACAAAGATCTGGTTGAATTCCCAAAGTAAACTTATTTACCCGACTCAATTCTCTGATAAGGAAAGGAATGTCCGGCTTGAAGGGGAGGCTTTTTTCGATGTGGCCCATAAGGAACATCTTCCTTTTGTCGTGCATTCACCTTTGCTGGCAATAAAGGTATTGGGAACGAAATTTAATGTAAAAGCTTACTTCGACGAAAAATCCGTTGTCACATTGGCAGAGGGAAAGGTTGAAGTGGAAACAAACGACTGTAAAAACAGATTGACTCTTAAACCAAACGAACAGGTTTCATATTCGGGAAGTTCCGGTTTGGCATTGGAGAAAAATATCAATACGAATACGGTTAAATTATGGATGAAAGGAGAAGGCGCTTTTATCCAATGTCGGCTTGATCATATTGTCCGTGATTTGGAACGGAAATTTGATGTGAAAATAGTTATAACGGATCATTCTTTAAGTTCTGAAGTTTTTACTTGCCGCTTTAAGGATACAGCTACAATTGAACAGGTTTTACATTTACTGAAAGAAACCAGGAGATTGGATTATTTATTTGAAGGGGAACAAATACGGATTTTCAAACCATTAAAATAA
- a CDS encoding TonB-dependent receptor, translated as MENTTVQEVLTTIEQKSGFYFTYNLEQVKVTRKVTVNFKDKTVPEVLDELFAKENIHYVINDKHIALYKGNERQVALQAKKDIKGVVTDKNGEPIPGANIIEKGNPTNGTITDVDGNYTLSVFGNSVLVASYIGYNRIEIQVKDRSVVDITLSEDTQALEEVVVVGYSTQKKVNLTGSVSTVNFESMSSRPVTDASQALSGASPGLQIMQSSGQPNAESFSYNIRGVGTLNSSSPLILVDGMEQSISMVNPSDIANVSILKDAASCAIYGNRGANGVILITTKNGTEGKISVTYDGTVSYNEPFKIVHTISDYVQYMKLMNESSNNLGNSDIFSQSSIDLWEAAKADPNGISASGYPNYVAYPNTDWWDEIYTKQWMQKHTISLNGKEKKTGYSMSFSYIDNPGIMKNTGYNRYMGRVNLYSDITDWLRVGTRTSGNVTDQEVSVTSYNGSSHINSMNTEKMVPCIYPYYDGKYGAPEGPEEDPQSHNGLWDNVLNGFDKYSQLYTEWYAQVKFLKYFTYNFDFYYQDLRRERKVSDASIGKFSFSKGAYSTGADDPSTLYTRMYYTRTNRTKLNHLLNYNQSFGIHDVSAMVGYEEETYDYRETNVSKLGLTDAAVNDLDAATTPYSTAGYGTEYAARSVFGRANYAYKSRYLLEFNLRYDGSSRFSPDYRWGAFPSFSAGWRMNEELWLKPVQWLTNLKLRASWGKLGNNAIGNYDWQSVYSAANYSTGQALTSGIAITSIANAALTWEETAVTNVGLDFGFFDNKLHGNIDVYNKLTTGILYTPDMYMVMGNATAPKANIAEVTNRGVELELGWRDNIGRDFSYSIKGQFSFNKNFVSKYKGKLEKGWNKGHTEYSTNIGDVSTGSTTRVIEGRQINEFYLPNVYNGNGSYFNADGTVNINGGPKDGMIRTENDMQWLQAMQAAGYTFQPYNNIAKNALWYGEYIYADANGDGVYGNSYDSEFQGTSTTPKYNFGIQASANWKDFDFSMTWGGSAGFSIYYYGKARNSSETTYGYAIPDAVANDHYFYDPENPSDPRTNQSSKQPRLVNVSGAQSSASSSLHLEKGNFIKLRNLTLGYTMPKSISKKFYVERLRVYASGENLFAITGFSGMDPEMRVSMGYSTMRQYAFGINLTF; from the coding sequence ATGGAAAATACGACCGTACAGGAGGTTCTCACTACTATTGAACAAAAAAGCGGTTTCTATTTCACGTATAATTTGGAACAGGTAAAAGTAACTCGTAAGGTTACTGTCAACTTTAAGGATAAGACAGTTCCCGAAGTATTGGATGAACTATTTGCAAAAGAGAATATCCATTATGTGATAAACGACAAGCATATTGCCTTATATAAAGGAAACGAAAGGCAAGTTGCTTTACAAGCAAAGAAAGATATAAAAGGTGTGGTAACGGATAAAAACGGAGAACCGATCCCCGGCGCCAATATCATTGAGAAAGGAAATCCTACCAATGGAACTATTACCGACGTCGATGGAAATTACACTTTGTCCGTATTCGGAAATTCCGTGTTGGTAGCTTCTTACATAGGATATAATAGAATCGAAATTCAAGTTAAAGATCGTTCTGTTGTCGATATTACATTATCGGAGGATACGCAAGCATTGGAAGAGGTAGTTGTCGTTGGTTATAGTACCCAGAAGAAAGTAAACCTGACCGGTTCGGTCTCCACTGTTAATTTCGAATCGATGTCATCGAGACCCGTCACCGATGCCTCTCAAGCTCTTAGCGGTGCTTCACCCGGCCTTCAGATCATGCAAAGTTCCGGACAACCTAATGCAGAGAGTTTTTCCTATAACATTCGCGGTGTCGGGACATTGAATTCTTCCAGTCCTCTTATTCTTGTTGATGGAATGGAACAAAGCATCAGTATGGTCAATCCTTCTGATATAGCCAATGTCTCTATCCTTAAAGATGCAGCTTCTTGTGCCATATATGGAAACCGTGGTGCTAACGGTGTTATCCTTATCACGACCAAAAACGGCACGGAAGGTAAAATTAGTGTGACGTATGATGGTACAGTCTCCTATAATGAACCTTTCAAAATTGTTCATACAATTTCGGATTATGTTCAGTATATGAAATTGATGAATGAATCATCTAATAACTTAGGAAACTCTGATATCTTTTCTCAGAGTTCTATTGATCTTTGGGAAGCCGCTAAAGCTGATCCTAACGGAATTTCTGCTTCGGGTTATCCGAACTATGTTGCTTATCCCAATACAGACTGGTGGGATGAGATTTATACGAAGCAATGGATGCAGAAGCACACGATTTCACTCAATGGCAAGGAGAAGAAAACAGGTTATTCAATGAGCTTTTCCTATATAGATAATCCGGGTATCATGAAGAATACGGGATATAATCGTTATATGGGACGTGTGAACTTGTATTCTGATATTACCGACTGGTTGCGGGTTGGAACTCGTACCTCGGGAAATGTTACCGATCAAGAAGTCAGTGTTACTAGTTATAATGGGAGCAGTCATATCAATTCTATGAACACGGAAAAGATGGTTCCTTGTATATATCCGTATTATGATGGAAAATATGGTGCACCGGAAGGACCTGAAGAAGATCCACAATCGCATAACGGACTTTGGGATAATGTATTGAATGGGTTTGACAAATATTCACAGCTTTATACGGAGTGGTATGCTCAAGTCAAGTTTCTGAAATATTTTACATATAATTTTGATTTTTATTATCAGGATCTTCGCCGGGAGCGAAAAGTATCGGACGCTTCCATTGGAAAGTTCAGTTTTTCTAAGGGAGCTTATTCAACAGGGGCCGATGACCCATCAACTCTTTATACTCGTATGTATTATACAAGGACGAATCGTACGAAGTTGAACCATTTACTTAATTATAACCAGTCTTTTGGTATTCATGATGTGTCGGCAATGGTTGGCTATGAGGAAGAAACGTATGATTACAGGGAGACGAATGTGAGTAAGCTGGGACTTACAGATGCCGCTGTAAATGACCTTGATGCCGCTACAACACCTTATTCGACGGCTGGTTATGGGACTGAATATGCTGCCCGTTCGGTGTTCGGACGTGCGAATTATGCTTATAAGAGCAGATATTTGCTTGAGTTTAACTTGCGCTATGATGGCTCGTCGAGATTTTCTCCTGATTATCGTTGGGGAGCTTTCCCTTCTTTTTCGGCCGGTTGGCGTATGAATGAGGAGTTGTGGCTTAAACCAGTACAGTGGCTGACAAACTTAAAGCTTCGTGCTTCTTGGGGTAAGTTGGGTAATAATGCAATCGGTAACTATGATTGGCAGTCTGTATATTCGGCAGCAAATTATTCTACCGGTCAAGCTTTGACAAGTGGTATCGCCATCACTTCTATTGCCAATGCCGCTCTTACTTGGGAAGAGACAGCTGTTACCAATGTCGGTCTTGATTTTGGTTTCTTTGATAATAAATTACATGGTAATATAGATGTTTATAATAAGTTGACTACCGGAATTCTGTACACTCCTGATATGTATATGGTAATGGGAAATGCGACTGCTCCGAAAGCGAATATTGCGGAAGTTACGAATAGGGGTGTTGAATTGGAGCTCGGATGGAGAGATAATATCGGCAGGGATTTCAGCTATAGCATTAAAGGTCAGTTTTCTTTTAATAAAAATTTTGTCAGCAAATATAAAGGTAAATTGGAAAAAGGATGGAATAAGGGACATACGGAATATTCTACTAATATAGGAGATGTTTCTACTGGTAGTACTACGAGAGTTATCGAAGGACGTCAGATTAATGAGTTTTATCTTCCTAACGTTTATAACGGTAACGGTTCATATTTCAATGCGGACGGTACAGTCAATATAAATGGTGGTCCTAAAGATGGTATGATCCGTACGGAAAACGATATGCAATGGCTTCAAGCCATGCAAGCGGCAGGTTATACTTTCCAACCTTATAATAATATTGCTAAAAATGCACTTTGGTATGGCGAGTATATTTATGCGGATGCGAATGGGGATGGAGTTTATGGTAATTCATATGATTCTGAATTTCAGGGAACTTCAACAACCCCTAAATATAATTTTGGTATCCAGGCCAGTGCAAATTGGAAAGATTTCGATTTTTCTATGACTTGGGGAGGATCTGCTGGATTTAGTATTTATTACTATGGTAAGGCAAGGAATTCAAGTGAAACGACTTATGGTTATGCAATTCCGGATGCGGTAGCGAATGATCATTATTTCTATGATCCTGAAAATCCATCAGATCCGAGAACCAATCAGTCTTCAAAACAACCTCGTTTGGTTAATGTATCGGGGGCTCAGAGTTCAGCAAGTTCTTCGCTTCATCTGGAGAAAGGGAATTTCATTAAACTTAGAAATTTGACTTTAGGATATACAATGCCTAAAAGCATTTCTAAAAAGTTCTATGTTGAAAGGCTTCGCGTATATGCTTCGGGGGAGAATCTGTTTGCGATTACCGGCTTCTCCGGTATGGATCCGGAAATGCGTGTTAGTATGGGATATTCTACCATGCGTCAGTATGCCTTCGGTATTAATCTAACATTTTAA